A DNA window from Paenibacillus andongensis contains the following coding sequences:
- the rarD gene encoding EamA family transporter RarD, with product MKKGLLYAILAYTAWGLLPIYWRSFESLLAGEILSHRVIWSFVFMAVLILIGKSRWTEFRKMVTNRKVLLMIGVSSILISSNWLIFIWAVNNGHVIETSLGYYITPLINIMLAVLFLREKPSRSQWVAVALAGAGVLLATIDYGRFPWVSLSLAFSFGLYSLVKKRVSYDASLGLAGETVIVFPIAVAYIAYLHFAHHDAAWALPPVSLALLLLSGVATALPLLWFTKAAARLPLSMLGFIQYIGPSITLLLSVFVFKEKFSPVLFISFSLIWTALIVYAFASMRVARTAVAK from the coding sequence ATGAAAAAAGGGCTTTTGTACGCCATTCTTGCCTATACGGCATGGGGCTTGCTCCCTATTTATTGGCGGTCTTTTGAGTCTCTGCTCGCGGGTGAAATATTGTCCCACCGTGTTATCTGGTCATTTGTATTTATGGCCGTTCTCATACTGATAGGGAAAAGTCGCTGGACTGAATTTCGTAAGATGGTTACGAACCGGAAAGTGCTGCTTATGATCGGAGTCAGCAGCATCTTAATCAGCTCCAATTGGCTGATATTCATTTGGGCTGTCAATAACGGTCATGTTATCGAGACAAGTCTGGGGTATTATATTACCCCGTTGATAAACATCATGCTAGCGGTTCTGTTTCTACGCGAAAAACCAAGCCGCAGCCAGTGGGTGGCCGTTGCTTTGGCGGGAGCCGGCGTTTTGCTGGCAACCATCGATTATGGCAGATTCCCATGGGTTTCTCTCTCACTAGCGTTCTCTTTCGGGCTGTATAGTCTTGTCAAAAAGAGAGTTTCCTACGATGCCTCGCTCGGGTTGGCAGGGGAAACTGTCATTGTCTTCCCTATAGCAGTCGCGTATATTGCCTACTTACACTTTGCGCATCATGATGCCGCATGGGCATTACCGCCTGTCTCTTTAGCGCTGCTATTATTGTCAGGTGTGGCAACCGCTTTGCCTCTGCTATGGTTTACTAAAGCAGCTGCTCGGCTGCCACTTTCCATGCTGGGATTCATTCAGTATATTGGTCCGTCCATTACGCTGCTGTTAAGCGTGTTCGTATTTAAAGAGAAGTTCTCTCCCGTGCTTTTCATCAGTTTCTCCTTGATTTGGACGGCGTTGATCGTTTACGCCTTCGCGTCGATGCGAGTAGCGAGGACCGCTGTAGCGAAGTAG
- a CDS encoding nitric oxide synthase oxygenase encodes MKVQDQLLEKAIPFIKECYSELGQSSGEIEARLAQITETIRYKGYYEHTRQELEHGAKMAWRNSNRCIGRLFWETLTVHDARYIETEEQMAEALFRHIETATNGGKIRPVITIFPPTNNSAQRAFIHNDQLIRYAGYENDNGILGDPASLQITALCQSLGWQGAGTPYDVLPLVVQLGDRKPKLFEIPAELVLEVDITHPDIAAFDDLHLKWYAVPIVSNMYLEIGGIHYPAAPFNGWYMGTEIGARNFADEARYDMLPRIASVMGLDTRRDASLWKDRALVELNVAVLHSFQQQGVAIVDHHTAARQFRNFEEKEQKVGRDVTGDWSWLIPPVSPATTHIFHQHYSNEVKLPNFFYRHEG; translated from the coding sequence ATGAAAGTGCAGGATCAATTACTAGAGAAAGCTATCCCTTTTATCAAGGAATGTTATAGTGAACTAGGCCAAAGCTCGGGCGAAATCGAGGCTCGTCTTGCCCAAATTACCGAAACCATTAGGTACAAAGGTTACTACGAACATACCCGTCAAGAACTTGAGCACGGGGCCAAAATGGCTTGGCGCAACAGCAACCGTTGTATCGGGCGATTGTTCTGGGAAACACTGACGGTACACGATGCTCGTTATATAGAAACCGAAGAACAGATGGCTGAAGCCCTATTTCGTCATATAGAAACGGCAACCAATGGCGGCAAAATCCGCCCAGTGATTACGATTTTCCCACCTACGAACAATTCGGCTCAGAGAGCCTTTATTCATAATGACCAACTGATCCGTTACGCGGGCTATGAAAATGACAATGGGATTCTCGGTGACCCAGCTTCTCTTCAAATAACGGCGTTATGCCAATCGCTTGGATGGCAGGGGGCCGGAACGCCTTATGATGTGCTGCCGCTTGTTGTTCAACTGGGAGACCGGAAACCGAAGCTGTTTGAGATTCCTGCTGAGCTCGTCCTGGAAGTAGATATTACACATCCGGATATAGCCGCGTTCGATGATTTGCATCTCAAATGGTATGCCGTACCGATCGTCTCGAATATGTACCTTGAAATTGGAGGGATTCACTACCCCGCTGCGCCATTCAATGGATGGTACATGGGCACTGAAATCGGGGCGCGAAACTTCGCAGATGAAGCTAGATATGACATGCTGCCGCGTATAGCATCTGTCATGGGTCTGGATACTCGGCGTGATGCCTCTCTTTGGAAAGATAGAGCACTTGTTGAGTTAAATGTGGCGGTGCTTCATTCGTTTCAACAGCAGGGTGTAGCTATAGTGGATCATCATACGGCGGCGAGGCAATTTAGGAATTTTGAGGAGAAAGAGCAGAAGGTCGGTCGTGATGTCACGGGTGATTGGTCGTGGCTGATCCCGCCAGTATCTCCGGCGACGACACATATTTTTCATCAGCATTACTCAAATGAAGTGAAGCTGCCTAATTTTTTTTACCGGCATGAGGGTTGA
- a CDS encoding pirin family protein — translation MIQVFPAHTRNSTDLGWLKSHKNFSFGDYFDEDNVGFGVMRVCNDDDIAAGRGFGPHPHSDMEIVSIVLSGAIKHEDSLGHVAVTGVNGVQRMSAGSGVIHAEYNASDTEPMSLFQLWFMPSKRGLEPSFENVTYDPEALVNALLPVVTPEGGEHAAKIHQDMSIYLSKLEAGKELVFKQGENRRIFLMLISGKLSANDAVLETKDSARMEAEQTVAIRAIEDTHFMLIDLP, via the coding sequence GTGATACAAGTTTTCCCTGCGCATACGCGTAATTCAACCGATCTGGGCTGGCTAAAGAGCCATAAAAATTTCTCGTTCGGCGATTATTTTGATGAGGATAATGTAGGTTTCGGAGTTATGCGTGTTTGTAATGACGATGATATTGCTGCCGGTCGGGGCTTCGGTCCGCATCCCCATAGCGACATGGAGATTGTCAGCATCGTTCTCAGCGGAGCCATTAAACACGAAGATAGCTTGGGGCATGTTGCGGTAACGGGAGTGAATGGCGTGCAGCGGATGTCAGCTGGAAGCGGCGTTATCCATGCCGAGTACAATGCGTCGGATACGGAACCGATGAGTCTTTTTCAGCTTTGGTTCATGCCGTCTAAGCGGGGCTTGGAGCCGTCCTTTGAGAATGTTACCTATGATCCTGAAGCATTGGTCAACGCACTGCTGCCTGTAGTTACGCCTGAGGGAGGAGAGCATGCAGCCAAAATACATCAGGATATGAGCATTTACCTAAGCAAGCTGGAAGCAGGCAAAGAGCTTGTGTTTAAGCAAGGAGAGAATCGACGCATTTTTCTAATGCTTATAAGCGGGAAGTTATCTGCTAATGATGCTGTTTTGGAAACGAAGGATAGTGCTCGTATGGAAGCGGAACAAACGGTTGCAATTCGCGCGATAGAGGATACACATTTCATGCTAATCGATCTGCCATAA